The proteins below come from a single Edaphobacter acidisoli genomic window:
- a CDS encoding Gfo/Idh/MocA family protein, producing the protein MAGAAPLRVVIVGAGAFGRNHLRVYRELEQAGRDVRLVGVVDANAAVAAEAAARFGVPGFDSVDACFAAVGGVDAASVCVPTVHHAVAAQPLLERGVDLLIEKPLAASLADADAILALAKKHNRIVQTGHLERFNPAVTAARGVLNRPMFFEAHRLSVFTPRSLDVDVVLDLMIHDLDIVLSFVGSPVREVRAVGLPVLSNKVDIANVRLEFENGCVANFTASRVSTERVRKLRFFQPHQYLSLDFARQDLLMIDVTAAAGMDPAALAKLAVAGAHPSEGLSLRKVPVTEGEPLRLEIESFLDAVRRRGRPVVSGDDGRAALALALEINGAIRGHAARAGL; encoded by the coding sequence GTGGCGGGAGCGGCGCCGCTGCGGGTTGTTATCGTTGGAGCGGGTGCGTTTGGGCGCAACCATCTGCGCGTGTATCGCGAGCTGGAGCAGGCGGGGCGCGATGTGCGGCTGGTGGGCGTGGTGGATGCCAATGCTGCTGTCGCCGCTGAAGCTGCGGCGCGGTTCGGTGTTCCTGGTTTCGACAGCGTGGATGCGTGCTTTGCTGCGGTGGGTGGCGTGGATGCGGCTTCGGTGTGTGTGCCGACGGTGCATCATGCGGTTGCAGCTCAGCCGTTGCTCGAGCGCGGCGTCGATCTGCTGATTGAGAAGCCGCTGGCGGCGAGTCTTGCCGATGCGGATGCGATTCTTGCGTTGGCGAAGAAGCATAACCGCATCGTGCAGACAGGGCATCTGGAGCGGTTCAATCCGGCGGTGACGGCTGCGCGCGGTGTGTTGAATCGGCCCATGTTTTTTGAGGCGCATCGGTTGAGCGTGTTTACGCCGCGCTCGCTGGACGTGGATGTGGTGCTCGACCTGATGATTCATGATCTCGATATTGTGCTGAGCTTTGTGGGCTCGCCGGTACGCGAGGTGCGGGCGGTGGGGCTGCCGGTGCTCTCGAACAAGGTGGACATTGCGAATGTGCGACTGGAGTTTGAGAACGGCTGCGTGGCGAACTTCACGGCAAGCCGCGTGAGCACGGAGCGTGTGCGGAAGCTGAGGTTCTTTCAGCCGCATCAGTATCTGTCGCTCGACTTTGCGCGGCAGGATCTGCTGATGATTGATGTGACGGCTGCTGCGGGGATGGACCCGGCTGCGCTGGCGAAGCTTGCGGTTGCGGGTGCGCATCCTTCGGAGGGATTGTCGCTGCGTAAGGTTCCGGTGACGGAGGGCGAGCCGTTGCGGCTGGAGATTGAGTCGTTTCTGGATGCGGTGCGGCGGAGAGGGCGGCCGGTTGTAAGCGGCGATGACGGGCGCGCTGCGCTGGCGCTGGCGCTTGAGATTAATGGTGCGATTCGGGGACATGCGGCGCGTGCCGGGTTGTGA
- the alr gene encoding alanine racemase: MKSWVEISAARLVGNLQVLVEAAGADVAVLPVVKADAYGHGAELCAPVLARAGVEWLGVADALEGLAVRRALSAAGIAVAEQPRVLVMCGPLGEDDAVLEHGLTPVIWTREQVERLGAAARRRGAGLVRVHLEVDSGMTRQGAAVEGVAALLCLMKENGLVVDGVMTHFASAEFAGSEQTRAQRERFAAAVRVVAEAGVRPEWVHAGNSSTIDNDAAEDSLCWLWELAASVGARAMARPGIALYGYCLPIEGEGRALVRERLRPVMTWKTRVMDVREVRAGDAVGYNATFVANEPMRLALLPIGYSDGLRRELSSTNGRAGGWVMVRGQRAAIVGRVSMNLTVVDVSGIDGVSVDDEVAVLGDGVTADDHARVAGTISYEILCGVRAERRVLV; encoded by the coding sequence GTGAAGAGCTGGGTGGAGATATCTGCGGCGCGGCTGGTGGGGAATCTGCAGGTGCTGGTGGAGGCCGCCGGCGCGGATGTAGCTGTGTTGCCGGTGGTGAAGGCTGATGCGTATGGGCATGGTGCGGAGTTGTGTGCGCCGGTGCTGGCTCGGGCTGGAGTGGAGTGGCTTGGGGTTGCGGATGCTTTGGAGGGTTTGGCTGTGCGGCGGGCTTTGTCGGCTGCGGGGATTGCGGTTGCGGAGCAGCCTCGGGTGTTGGTGATGTGCGGGCCGCTTGGGGAAGATGATGCTGTGCTGGAGCATGGGCTGACGCCGGTGATCTGGACGCGGGAGCAGGTGGAGCGGCTTGGGGCTGCGGCGCGGCGGCGTGGTGCGGGGCTAGTTCGGGTGCATCTGGAGGTGGATTCGGGCATGACGCGGCAGGGTGCGGCGGTTGAGGGTGTGGCTGCGCTGCTTTGTCTCATGAAGGAGAACGGCCTGGTTGTGGATGGCGTGATGACGCACTTTGCTTCGGCGGAGTTTGCGGGGTCGGAGCAGACGCGGGCGCAGCGGGAGCGGTTTGCTGCTGCGGTGCGCGTGGTGGCCGAGGCTGGGGTGCGGCCGGAGTGGGTCCATGCGGGCAATTCGTCCACGATCGACAATGATGCGGCGGAGGATTCGTTGTGCTGGCTGTGGGAGCTTGCGGCGAGTGTGGGGGCGCGGGCGATGGCGCGGCCGGGGATTGCTCTCTATGGATACTGTCTGCCGATTGAGGGCGAGGGGCGGGCTTTGGTGCGCGAGCGTTTGCGGCCGGTGATGACGTGGAAGACGCGCGTGATGGATGTGCGCGAGGTGCGGGCGGGCGACGCGGTTGGGTATAACGCGACGTTTGTTGCGAACGAGCCGATGCGGCTGGCGCTGTTGCCGATTGGGTATTCGGATGGACTGCGGCGCGAGTTGAGTTCGACGAACGGGCGCGCTGGCGGATGGGTGATGGTGCGCGGGCAGCGGGCGGCGATTGTGGGGCGCGTGTCGATGAACCTCACCGTGGTTGACGTGAGTGGGATTGACGGCGTGAGTGTGGATGATGAAGTTGCTGTGCTGGGGGATGGCGTGACGGCGGACGATCATGCGCGCGTGGCGGGGACGATCTCGTATGAGATTTTGTGTGGTGTGCGCGCGGAGCGGCGAGTGCTGGTGTAG